One Rosa chinensis cultivar Old Blush chromosome 3, RchiOBHm-V2, whole genome shotgun sequence DNA window includes the following coding sequences:
- the LOC112193630 gene encoding WD repeat-containing protein LWD1, translating into MQSPAEKKPGVYTYVSQWPIYSLAWSVRQDKPSRLAIGSFIEEYSNKVELVQFNPSTSDFTTDNRLIFDHPYAPTNIMFFPSGAATNPDLIATSGDYLRIWEIHDDRIELRSLLNGNMSSEFNSAITSFDWAEFDTRRVATSSVDTTCTIWDIEREAVDTQLVAHDKEVYDISWGGFNVFASASGDGTVRIFDLRDKERSTIVYENPAQDGSLLRLEWNKQDPRFIATVGMDSNRVVILDIRFPTAPLMELKKHGASVNAISWSPRMGHQLCSVSDDSRAMIWEVVRSGFGSDGADMEPEMWYGVTAQINQVRWSPVELDWVAIAFLNKLQLLKV; encoded by the exons ATGCAAAGTCCAGCAGAGAAAAAACCAGGCGTCTACACCTACGTGAGTCAATGGCCAATCTACTCCTTGGCTTGGTCAGTTCGCCAAGACAAGCCTTCACGCCTCGCCATAGGAAGCTTCATCGAAGAGTACAGCAACAAGGTCGAACTAGTCCAATTCAACCCGTCCACCTCCGACTTCACCACTGATAATCGCCTCATTTTCGACCACCCTTATGCCCCCACAAACATCATGTTCTTCCCTTCCGGGGCGGCCACCAATCCAGACCTCATAGCCACCTCCGGTGACTACTTACGCATTTGGGAGATCCATGACGACCGAATTGAGCTCAGGTCCCTGCTCAATGGGAACATGAGCAGCGAGTTCAACTCGGCCATAACATCATTTGATTGGGCCGAGTTTGACACTCGACGTGTGGCAACATCAAGTGTCGACACAACCTGTACGATTTGGGACATTGAAAGGGAGGCCGTGGACACCCAACTCGTAGCTCATGACAAAGAAGTGTATGACATTTCTTGGGGTGGATTCAATGTatttgcttctgcttctggggaTGGCACTGTTCGGATATTTGACCTAAGAGACAAAGAGAG GTCGACCATAGTATACGAGAACCCTGCTCAAGATGGGTCATTGTTAAGGCTAGAATGGAACAAACAAGACCCAAGGTTCATAGCCACGGTTGGAATGGACAGCAACAGGGTGGTGATATTGGACATTAGGTTTCCCACAGCACCATTGATGGAGCTCAAAAAGCATGGAGCTAGTGTGAATGCCATTTCTTGGTCGCCACGCATGGGGCACCAGCTATGTTCTGTGAGTGATGATTCAAGGGCTATGATATGGGAGGTGGTGAGATCCGGATTTGGATCCGATGGGGCGGACATGGAGCCGGAGATGTGGTATGGAGTGACGGCTCAGATTAATCAAGTGCGGTGGTCACCTGTGGAGTTGGATTGGGTTGCCATTGCTTTCTTGAACAAGTTGCAGCTATTGAAGGTTTAG